Proteins from a single region of Nomascus leucogenys isolate Asia chromosome 2, Asia_NLE_v1, whole genome shotgun sequence:
- the HSBP1 gene encoding heat shock factor-binding protein 1, with the protein MAETDPKTVQDLTSVVQTLLQQMQDKFQTMSDQIIGRIDDMSSRIDDLEKNIADLMTQAGVEELEGENKIPATQKS; encoded by the exons ATGGCCGAGACTGACCCCAAGACCGTGCAGGACCTCACCTCGGTG GTGCAGACACTCCTGCAGCAGATGCAAGATAAATTTCAGACCATGTCTGACCAGATCATTGGGAGAA TTGATGATATGAGTAGTCGCATTGATGATCTGGAGAAGAACATCGCAGACCTCATGACACAGGCTGGGGTGGAAGAACTGGAGGGTGAAAACAAGATACCTGCCACGCAAAAGAGTTGA